TTGGAGCTACAGTGATGAAGTTCAGTCTAGCGATGTGGAAGCTTGGAATTGCTGTCCCTGGTGGCCTCCtccttttggatgttttctggaCCCCTCACTGCCTCTGCACTAACCCTTAGGGTCTGTGGTGTTCAGGCTGGTGTGATTTGACCTCTTGGTCCAATGAGTGTGAGACGTTACCAGAGACCACGAGTTCAATGAATTAACAGAGGAgccagtgtggtgtggtgtggtgtggtggcacggtggcggtGCTGCTGCTGCATGGCACCCACATGCTGACATCCAGGTTTTTCCCCCCACAGTTGAATGGCCTGAAGATGGATAACATGCCTAGTTAATCAGAGTTCCGTCATGTCCGTTACTGTTCCTTggtgtttgctgctgctgctgtcaatcgTCTGTTCCTCCATGACTTGGAAGGAGAGGATATGCCTGTGTTGTGACTCAGAGTGAACATCCACATGGGCTACCAGTTAGGGCACGCGCTGTGCTGATGGCCCCCGTGTCGTCCTCCGTTTCCCTGTAGGCCCTGGCATGTGCTGCCAAGCTGGACCCATGGCCTTCTGTTGAACTTTCTTCCATTCCGATGCTCGTTCAGTAGGCGACCTTTTCCCAAGTCTTGTGTAATGTGACTTGAGTTCCTTAGCGCACTGCCAGATAAAAGCTGATCGCCTGGACGCGTTCATTGATTTTCTTCACGCGCGCCCCGTTGCTGCCCAGAGAGAGTACCTTGTGGGTTTGTTTCCCTTCACCACACATCCTGAAATAGTAAATGAGGCTCCAGGCAGTTTCCAGCCAGAACTTGTAGGTGAGGCTACTGGAGCGAATATTAATGGCGTTCATTTTCTCAACTCAGTGCCTCTTTGAGAAAACAAAGTTCTTTTTAGTGCAAATACTTTGGACATGTGTGCGAAATCCACAGCAACATTGAGAAGGAAAAAGCAGGAGAATAACAGCAGGCAGGCAGGGGCCTCGGCGCGCTTCAAAACCGCGCTGCTCATTATGCCGCCATTAAACTCCTCCAGAACTTGCCGTTTCAAGCTGTAAGTTTTAGCACAGTTTAGTCATTAATGAAGAGAATGTCACCTTACGCTGAACTCGGCCAGCTCCAGCTAATGAAGGGCTGCTTTAGGAGCCAATAATGAAACGTACGCTTGAAGATCCCGACTCGCCAGTCTGAAGTTAACAACGCTGTCTGTCTCGCTTTGTGACGAGATGAGATACGACCCTCGCCGTCTTTGAAGCCGAAAATTGCAACAGACTGATGACAGATGCTTGATGTTGAGATACCGGAAAGTGAAGCCACTGAAAAGCCGCCGCCCAGGTGACTTCTTTAACCCTTTAGGGTATGGGTCTACCCGGACAGCACGGTGGGTGACTGTGCCAGGCCTGATTAGATTGTCACCCACTTCTGCTCCTTGTTTACAGTTACGCGTATCGTATGACAGCATGGTGACATGTGACATGGGCTTAGCACTCCATATTGACGCCTGGGTGCTGGAGTGCCCCGCATTTCAAACGTGCGCAGGAGAGGTTTGATGGGGACTGTAGGATGACATGGTGTCCTAAACATTCCCCAGTCCAGTCGGAATAGGCTGTGGCactgctggaaaaaaataaaatgaacgaGTGAAGATGAAGAAAGGagcctaataaaaaataaaagttcaacTCCCGTCACCTGTGGACTTTGGCGTCACAGATTTTCTGAATGGGCAGTCGGCTGGAGTTTCATGTTGTTGAACTTGAGGATTGTGaacatttgattatttttgctgttaattacgATTGTGACATTTCTAACATTAACTAGTGTATTTGCTGCAGTGGTATTTGGGTTTCAttgtgggtgccaccattttgagcaTTGGAAGTTCACGGGTCGGCAGGTGATGATTGTCTTCAAGCAGCAACTTACCGATCCCAGTGTTTGGATTCTCTGCTTAACGTTTAGTGACTTTAGGGTTCCTGATTTAAGGCATTGCTGACTGCAGTTGTGGTTTCTGATGTGGACAGCAGACCACGCACGGGCTGATTGGTTGGTTTGGACTAAAGCGCCTTTATGGCGTTTCATCTTCTGGACAGCCATTTTTCAGCCTGTTGGCTGTTCCTTAATCAGCTGGTGGCACAGTTGTGTGAAGGCCGCCTCGCCTCGCCCAGGCCTAGTGCCAGTGGGTGAAGCCAACCTGAAACCGGTGAGCCGTGAATAACTGAACTGTAGCTCTGGGCCTGCAAGTGTCTGTGGAACAGAAAGGCGCTGTATAAAGCAATGGCTGCTTTACGGTTTCCTACAGCCAAGTGGCTAAAGCAGTGGGCTGTAAAGCGAGTTGACTTCCCTGCCCGTCACTGTAAATGGACACTGGACCTCAACGGACCGCCACGGTGAATCTGTGGTTTGGATCCTGCAGTTTCTTAGGGCCACAGTACCTTCATCCCCAAAAGGCGGCTCTTAGTTTTGACTCGTCGTTTCCTTTCTTCACGGTAAGCTTGAGGACGCCGCCGGTGAACCCCACGGGTATCGGACGTCATCTCGTCGAACTGCTTACTTAATACGCTGTGATCTACAGATGCACTTTTCATGTtaggggggaagaaaaaaaaccgAACATCCCTCCGGAATTCACATCATAGCTGTCAATGTTCAAAGGTCTATTTTTACCCGCTTCTTTCCAAACGGTTCTGCCACGCTGTATTCCCAAACACTGAATTCGGAATTTTTTTTAAGAGaactgctttataaataaatgactttTAATTGAGGTCACATTTGTtatactttgtgtttttaaacgCTTACGCTGCCGCCGCCGCCGCTGCTGTTTGCTGCTCATTTGATCCGACGGTGAGTAACCAAATAACTCCCAGTGGTCATTACTGTGCATCGGAAATGGAGATTATAAAAGATACATGTGAGCCCATTAGCATGATCCGCAGTGTCTTTAAGTCTGCGCTTGATTATTGATTGGCCGTGGAGCTGAGCGGGTGTGCAGAACGGCAGTCGAGTCTCGCAGGGAACAAAGGGGACTTTCTAACACACATCAGTGCAATGCAATCTCATTAGCGCCTAAAAATAATCTCCAGCTCCATCTTGGGACCGCGCTCGTCTCTGGGGACGTCTTTGTGTGAGCAAACATGTGCAGCTTCGGTCTCCCTCGCGTGGCGTGACAAAGGGACAGGGCCAGCTGAACACACTAACcggctcctcctcctcctcctcgtccgTGCTGGCTGTGCCCACTCTGAGTGGGGTGCTGGTCCAGTTGACTCCACTGTGTCCCCTAGGTGGTGTTTGGTCCGTGCTGTAAGTTGTGCCCACATTGCTCCATTGGCGACGCAGGAGGCCACTGCATCAGGCTGACTTCAGCGTCGTTTTCTAGGCCTTGGTAAACGGTATGAAAGCACACCATGTGCCAGTACGGTGCCTCCACAGGCCTGCATGTTTGATTCCCACCAAAGCCGATCAAGGGGTCAAGTAGGCGAAGGGAAAGCGGTTAGTCCAAACAACCCAGCCAAGGGTCCAAATGTGGGAGTTCATTAAGACTGGGGTCGAAATGAAAAAGTCGGAGGAACGCAGCAGTGGTCCTGTCCTCGATATGCTCTGCAGCGCCCGCCTGTTGGTGTTTGGCCTAGTAATAACAGCAGGGCATGCCATCAGTCCTGCTAGTGCCCGAGCCTGTTGTGGTCAGGGTGCCACACCATCACAGGGCCCCCTCTCCTACCCTTAGACAGACCTACGAGGTAAGGAAGGAGTGCACAGGGACCTGGGAAGACTATGCAGACAAGGATGGAGCGGAGAGACCACGGCACTAACTGCTGTGCCAGTTTGCTTACGCCACCTCCTTCTTTAAATGCTGACTCGAGTCTGGTCgttaaaaatgcttttttgcatttttagctATTTATAAATTCCTGCAGAATCCAAGGTCACAGGACAGTATGAAAATAGCAGAGCACCGGATGATCTCCCGAGCGCTTGCAACATCTATGATATCTTCATTTGAGAGTGGCGAGGAAATGAAGAAATCAAAGAGAAAAGGATAAACAGGGCAGCTGCGTGCCGAGATTTAATTACTGCTGATAATAAGCCCACCCTGGCCACCCCTCCAGGCGTCCTCACACACGTATAATCCTCTCCTCATCTGCGcgctcatttttaattaaaatcccaATTCCATTATTAATGATGGGGGGTCAGGCGTTTACCGGCTTTTTCGAATGCTGCAAGGGCAATGGCAGGCCCCTTAGACTGTGGTGTGATCCCTGTGGGCAGGCAGGTGGGCTCAAGTCCTTGGAGTCTCGGGCACAGCCTGAGGCCGTGATGGCGATCTCCATGGACAGGCGCCGTTTGTAAAGAAGGCCGTAAACGTCACGCAAAACAGAGTCTCGGAAGGCAGGATTCATGGCTGTGAGGGCCGGAGAGTTTGATTCAAGTTCACAGAGCCtggacctgggttcaaatcttctGGCGCCCTGGGGCATGTTGGTTTAACAGGTGAGGGCACATTGGCACCTCATTCGTGGTTGTTTCATTCTGAAAAAGGGCTGCTGTTTCTTTGTCTTCTGTTCACTTTCTACTGGGGGACAGTGTGGTGTGGCTGGGTCACCACTCCAGACGCCTGCTTGGACCCTTGGCCAGCCGCTGGACAGTGCAGGATTGGAGCGATTGGATGTGCCACTTGACTCCTCATCCCAGAGATGTGTCTAAATGGCATGGAGCCTGCTCCCCGTGGTGGACTGGCCCCCCGCCCCGGCTACTTCAGTCACTTAACCTCCATCAAACCGCTTTAATCGTCTAACTGAGCCAATGTCACAGGTCCCCTAGGCGCTCGCTCATCTAGACAGAGGGTGCCCTGATGCGCATCTTGTTTGGGATGTGGAGGAAGAGTTgggcacccagagaaaacctcaTGTGGACATGATGGAGGTCCACAAAGATGGTGACCATGCTGCTGTAGCTGTGCCACTCAAATGTCATGCACGTCTCTTCTTTCTACCCGTAGTGGGTCAGCTGTTTCCACACCGTTTCCAAAGGGGCCGCACCCAAATGAGATCCACAAGGTGTGTACGCCGATAGCTTTTGCTCAGCTTTGCCAGTCTTAATACTTCGCCTTTATTTCCCATGGCACCTTTGACATTTCTCTCTCCGCAGTTTGTTTTCCGAGGACACACACACTTTGGCGTCATTTAGCATTCCTTGGCCTGTTTGATGAACGTGACGCTTTTTAACGGCTGACAGAACAGGTTGTAACGATCCAGTGAAATGAGTTCTGTGATATCACGTAGGTCGGATATGAAGACTGGCGTCTCAAGGGCACATGCCAAGCGGGCCGAATTAGAGTGGATCAAAAAAGATGTGTAAATGCCAAGGAAAAGTGCAGGAGATCAGAGATGGGGGGTGGAAATGAGGAACTGAATGGAGAAACAGGAAAGTGCTTGGCGCGCACACAGACCTGAAGACTTGGCATGGCAGAGAGAGAAGCTGGGCATTGGTGCCATTGATGGATATGGCAGGCGTGTACCACAGACCTGATTGTGCTGCCTGTGTATGAAATAATGGAGCCGGAATCCTCGGGCACGGCTCGACGTCTTTTTGGACATTTTGAATTTGTGTGGAGTCCCAGTCCCACTCTTCCCAGTTATGCCCTGTGTCCTGGCAGTGGGAGAGCCCGCCATTGCTTCACACCCTTAAACAGACACTCTAGGGATCTGGTGCTGCCATCTGTCTACGTCGGGGTCTTGTGGACTCTTGCCATCCAGTCCTCTAGTTTCTGGGAGGCGGACATGTTCACCCTCTATCTGTGGGGTCACCCTTCAGCTGTCCCACCCTAAAGGCTCCCCTAATCGAGTGAAGGGGCCGCGGGTGTCGTTCCTTTTCTGTGTAACTGTAATTGTAAAGCGCGTCTCAGTGATTTCATGGAGGGACGAAGCAAATCAAATGGGCGCCTTTACTAAAGTGAAACAAAGTGCAGAAGCAAAGCGAGGTGCCCACAGGCTTCTGGGCTGAGCGCTGTGGACCTTGAGACCTTGAGCCGTCCTACCGCAGTTCTGCCATCAGTCCGTCCATCTAATATTTCTGGCACTGACCGACGGTGGCGGAGGCTCACCTGGTGACATTGTGCTTGTTTGTTCCGCAGTGTCGGCTCCGTGTTTTCTGTTTGCTACTGGGCAGGAGGAGTCACATGGCGTAATATTTAGAAATGAAGAGGTTGGCTCTCCGGGACTGGAAGTGGGCACTGCGAGGGTGCCGTGTCCTCTTGGAGCTTTTCTAATTCTAGGCACTGTGGGCCGCCTCCCCTCCTCTACCGTAAGTTGACATGTCGGCCGAGGATTTCGAGCCCCTACTTGTCACTTCCTTTTCACCGGTGCCTCCAGTTAAGAGTGATGGCCCCCGAGTGTACAAACATCTGTAAGCTTGAACCTTGCACGCACGCTGCTGTGGGTTTTCCACATCTTTATTTGGCTGTTTGGTCATCCCCACCACCCCCAAATCTCAGACAGCTGGCACCACGGACCTCCAGATGAATTCTGTCCTCGCCAAAAAGGACTAAGCAAGGCCAGTCGTCCTCGCCATTCTGTGTTGCAGACGTGATTTGAGCAGCCGAAGTGAGTCGCTCGCAGATCTACCTGCAGTCGTTTTTGTCGAGATGTCAGGGTCACGTAGTGGATGTGCCATAGCAGCCTTGCCTCACTCAGTGGCAGGCACTGGCCAAGTGCCCCTTGTGATGGGCAAGCCTTTGTTAGTGACACTCGCATCTTGTGAGCTGTACGTGGTGTGCATTTGTGTAAGTGACATCCGGCTGTCACTCCCCACCGGACCGCTGGCACCCTGAACTAGCCAGCTGTAAGCCTCACGAGACACACGAGTGCAGTGGTCTTCTGATTGGACTCGGCCTGGGGTCTTGTGTTAGCGGCTACAATTCAATGAGCCTGGCGGGCCGAGTGGCCGCACTCCTCCAACGGCTCTACGTGAAAGCTGCGTATTCCACTGGCACGCAGGTCGTCTTCATTGGACACTCCCACTAAAGTCCTGTGGCTTTGGACTGAGAGGTACGTCTGCCAAGTTTACCAGCCCCATTGGTGAATGGGTAACAGAAGGGAGCTTTCCCTATGGCACCGAGACCTCCAAGGCTAAAACGAGAGGCCCAGCTGTGGCATTGCTGAGGCCCGTGAATCTCTCGCCCCTGGACAGGACAGGATCTGACCCAGTGGCACCGTTCGGGGCACTGCCTCCACCTTCACCCCTTGATGATCTGGGCTGGGGAAAGCGCCGAGTTTTGAGGCCATCGTCCGTGCACACGTGAGGTCCCTTGGCTTGTTGTTCTTGAATTCGACTGCAGCTGCCATTTGTCACAGGCGTTCACATCTCCTTTCATCTGTCTCTTGATGTGGAGTCGGATGTTCTGTCACTCGTCACTGGTCACTTCTGTGAGGCCCAGGTGTCTGCTGTCCACTTCAGTCCCTTTTGTGTGTGGCGATGGGTTCCTCCATGGCCGTGATTACCCGTGCCGTCAGTCTGGAGGTGGGTAGCCTAAGAGACCGTCGTCTTAATTCGACACTTCAGGGTAAACGCAGTGCCATCGCCGACATCTCATCGTTACGCCGTGCGCGTGTCTACTCCCGTGCAGGTGCCACCCACCAGTCCCGTCCCTCGTAGCTAATGATGTGTTGAGCTGAGGCTCGTGCCCGGCGCAAGGAGGACTGTATCGATTATATAGCGCCAGTCATGATGTGCCACCGACGAGCACAAGTCTCCCCTGCAGGTGCCAGcacttttcttttgttctttcgaCCAGGTGACGCCGACTGGTATTCTGATCCCTGACTGCGTTTCGTTTGAAGTCTTAAGCCGGCTTTTCGTATTCCATTGCTCTCTGACCTTCTTCTTCATTTGAAAGTCATAGCAAGTGTGACTAGCAGAGCAAATTGTCTGTGGTGCTGCCAGTGAAGGGCAGGCAGCCTGGCCCAGTTGATGCGGGCAGCTGCTCACCTAAATCCATGACGATGGGGGTCAGGTGCCCCTCTCGGCCTCGCCGCTCTTCTCCACCAATGACGATTTCCTGTTTTGTATTTTAGGTTGCCAACCTCCTAAGGCTCTTCCAAATCCCTCAGATCAGCTACGCTTCCACCAGCGCCAAACTGAGCGACAAGACCCGTTACGACTACTTTGCCCGCACCGTGCCGCCCGATTCCTACCAGGCTAAGGCAATGGCAGAGATCCTGCGGTTTTTCAACTGGACGTACGTCTCGACGGTGGCCTCGGAGGGAGACTACGGGGAGACGGGTATTGAGGCTTTTGAACAAGAGGCCCGTGCACGCCAGATCTGCATTGCCACGTCTGCAAAGGTGGGCCACTCGATGAGCCACGAAGTCGTGATCAAATCGCTGCTGCAGAAGCCCAATGCCCAAGTCGTTATCCTTTTCACCCGTAGCGAGGACGCCCGAGAGCTGTTGGCAGCAGCTATGCGAATGAATGTGTCCTTCATCTGGGTGGCCAGCGACGGCTGGGGGGCCCAGGAGAGCGTGGTGAGGGGCAGCGAGCTGGTGGCTGACGGGGCGTTCACCATTGAACTTGCTTCCTACCCCATCAAGGAATTTGAGCACTACTTCACCAAACTCAACCCCTACAACAATACGCGCAATCCCTGGTTTCGGGAGTTCTGGGAACGCCGCTTCCAGTGCAGCCTTCAGGACCTGAGCTGTGGGCAGCAGTCGCTGAGGGAGGGCAGGTTTGAGCAGGAATCCAAGATCATGTTTGTGGTCAACGCCATGTATGCAATGGCCCATGCGCTGCACAGGATGCGCCAGGCCTTCTGCCCCAACTCCACCAAGCTATGCGACGCCATGAAGCCTGGCAATGGAAGACGACTTTACAAGGACTTCATCCTCAAGACGAAATTTGATGGTAAGTCGCCTCACCAGCCAGCTGGCCTGCTTATAATGACGGTGAGCTGCTGGGCGACGGGGTGGGCATACAGAGGCTAAAAGCCTAACGTTAGGGGGCAAGTTTAGAGTCCacaagctgtggaatggccagggAGACCCACAGACGCAGCCTTACAGCTGACAAAAGGGCCACTGAGCTGTAGTGCCCGCTGTGCGCCTCCGCTGTGCGCCTCCGCTGTCAACGCTCCAGGTGCCCATAGCTACTTACTGTACTAGTGGAGGATCGGCTAGCCTTGACACATCCTGTTGACGGTGCCCCAGTCCACACCATTTGACTGACACGATAAGTTGCGCATACTGGCACCGGCAACACAGCATCTGTATGCCACGTTGGGCTCTGCCCTGATTCTAGAAGCCAGCAGAATGGCGCCTTGTGTGCCATCCTCATCATCCTCGAGCACGCAGGTCAGCTGGTGCCTGAACTTCACGGTGTTCTCTTATCAGGGGTCTGATGAGGTCGGCTCAAAGGTCAGGCTGTGCCCACCCTGGCAGTGGCACGCTGCTCTTCTAATCTGTCTTGCTTCAAGTCCCCTTCCTGGGATTAGTGACAATTTGAATATTAAACTCCGATTGGATGGCAGGGGGCCTGGAAGGTCTGAGCTGGGATCGTTTGGGCATCGCCTGATTTACGAGGACAGTGAATGGGTTGGGTTTCTGTCTTGTTGTTTATTGTGTGACGCAAGTGGCACCGTGAGGCGTATGGTGAGTCGTCTGCTGACCTCCGAGAAGATGGCACTGCCACCTGAGCCAAAATGGCCATCTGTACCATCATTTATAACCAGGCCAGTGGCGAGAAGGCCGGGTAGTCTGTGCTTGGGGTGCGGGCATCGCCATCTCGCAGAAAAGTGAAAGTCGGAAGCAGACATTACGTCTCGCCCCCGCTCAGGGAGAACAGCAGTGGGACGCACAGAGATGGCACCtagcgctaaccactgtgccacttcgCCCACTCTAAAGACAAGCAGAGTTGGCAAAGCACCGGGAGGAGGCCTGTGCTGTTCTTTCCACCTGCTTCAATGGCATCGTGTACTGGTGCTTGGATAGGCAGTGCCACCTTGATGAGTGGACACTTCAGTGCCCATCATTATTATCTTACATCAACATTCCACTCAACATGACTCGCCTGCCATTTTCAGAATAGAAGGTCCCATTAGTTGGGCGCTCATGGACGGGGGTCCGGCGTCCTCTGTTTGGTACACACGATTGGCCGAGTAGTGAGTGGGCTCCCGCAGGCCGTGAGACGGCAGGCCCTGTATGAAGGCCACCCGGGTGGCATGCTGGCATTTTCAGAGGGTCTTTAATTTGGTCTTGCCCACCTCTTGTCTTTTAGCTTCCACCCACTCGTGGTCCTAATCCTGCCCTCTCCTTCTCCTCTCCAGCTCCCTTCCGGCCCCCCGACACAGAACACACCGTCCTCTTCGACGACTACGGCGACAGCCTCGGCTTGTACAACATCTTCAACTTCCACCAGGAAGATGGCAAATACACCTACGAGAAGGTGGGTCACTGGGCACAAGGCCTGAGTCTCAACACCAGCCGCATTCCCTGGGCCAGGCACTCCATCCCCACCTCCCAGTGCAGCGACCCCTGCAGGAAGAACGAAGTGAAGAGCATGCAGCCCGGTGACGTCTGCTGCTGGATTTGCATTCAGTGCCAGCCTTACGAGTTCCTGCTGGACGAATTCACGTGCATGGACTGCGGGTTTGGCCGATGGCCCGCCGAGAACCTCACCAGCTGTTACGACCTTCCCGAAGAGTACATCCACTGGGAAGACGCGTGGGCCGTCGGCCCGGTGTCCATCTCGTGTCTGGGCTTCATGTGCACTTTCTTTGTCATTGGGGTCTTCATGAAAAACAACGACACGCCCATCGTGAAGGCCTCTGGCCGAGAACTTTGCTAcatcctcctcctgggcgtcctcaTGTGCTACAGCATGACTTTCATTTTCATCGCCAAGCCTTCGTCGGTGGTGTGCACCCTGCGGCGGCTGGGCCTGGGCACCTCCTTCGCCGTCTGCTACTCGGCCCTGTTGACCAAAACCAACCGCATCGCCAGGATCTTCAGCGGCGTCAAGGACGGCGCTCAAAGGCCCAGATTCATCAGCCCGACGTCCCAGGT
This genomic window from Polypterus senegalus isolate Bchr_013 chromosome 12, ASM1683550v1, whole genome shotgun sequence contains:
- the grm2a gene encoding glutamate receptor, metabotropic 2a isoform X3 codes for the protein MRAAALQVCADDGTSIGHSATVYSALDTGDAEYNRQLGNEPNEEESFSATPASDRLQTGGVLFTPGEFQKLHSASVATKKDAWRLTKQKDRLARRPKDRCIHSSGHPCRTTGSQCHQVANLLRLFQIPQISYASTSAKLSDKTRYDYFARTVPPDSYQAKAMAEILRFFNWTYVSTVASEGDYGETGIEAFEQEARARQICIATSAKVGHSMSHEVVIKSLLQKPNAQVVILFTRSEDARELLAAAMRMNVSFIWVASDGWGAQESVVRGSELVADGAFTIELASYPIKEFEHYFTKLNPYNNTRNPWFREFWERRFQCSLQDLSCGQQSLREGRFEQESKIMFVVNAMYAMAHALHRMRQAFCPNSTKLCDAMKPGNGRRLYKDFILKTKFDAPFRPPDTEHTVLFDDYGDSLGLYNIFNFHQEDGKYTYEKVGHWAQGLSLNTSRIPWARHSIPTSQCSDPCRKNEVKSMQPGDVCCWICIQCQPYEFLLDEFTCMDCGFGRWPAENLTSCYDLPEEYIHWEDAWAVGPVSISCLGFMCTFFVIGVFMKNNDTPIVKASGRELCYILLLGVLMCYSMTFIFIAKPSSVVCTLRRLGLGTSFAVCYSALLTKTNRIARIFSGVKDGAQRPRFISPTSQVVICMALISCQLIVVVVWLLIETPGVRKEVAADKRDVVILKCNNKDSSMLISLTYNVVLIILCTVYAFKTRKCPENFNEAKFIGFTMYTTCIIWLAFQPIFYVTSSDYRVQTTTMCISVSLSGSVVLGCLFAPKTHIILFQPQKNVASHRVATSRFSVTGPGSSYSHASASNYVPTVCNGREVVDSTTSSL
- the grm2a gene encoding glutamate receptor, metabotropic 2a isoform X2; protein product: MRAAALQVCADDGTSIGHSATVYSALDTGDAEYNRQLGNEPNEEESFSATPASDRLQTGGVLFTPGEFQKLHSASVATKKDAWRLTKQKDRLARRPKDRCIHSSGHPCRTTGSQCHQWVKMTNVKCAMAVVRTLQLLVFHTLVEIALPTSSYNTGTKREITIEGDLVIGGLFPVHEKGRGTEDCGKINEQRGIQRVEAMLLALDEINKDEKILPGLKIGAHILDTCSKDTYALEQSLEFVRASLTKVDETEYICPDGSYAIHDDFPLAISGVIGGSYSDVSIQVANLLRLFQIPQISYASTSAKLSDKTRYDYFARTVPPDSYQAKAMAEILRFFNWTYVSTVASEGDYGETGIEAFEQEARARQICIATSAKVGHSMSHEVVIKSLLQKPNAQVVILFTRSEDARELLAAAMRMNVSFIWVASDGWGAQESVVRGSELVADGAFTIELASYPIKEFEHYFTKLNPYNNTRNPWFREFWERRFQCSLQDLSCGQQSLREGRFEQESKIMFVVNAMYAMAHALHRMRQAFCPNSTKLCDAMKPGNGRRLYKDFILKTKFDAPFRPPDTEHTVLFDDYGDSLGLYNIFNFHQEDGKYTYEKVGHWAQGLSLNTSRIPWARHSIPTSQCSDPCRKNEVKSMQPGDVCCWICIQCQPYEFLLDEFTCMDCGFGRWPAENLTSCYDLPEEYIHWEDAWAVGPVSISCLGFMCTFFVIGVFMKNNDTPIVKASGRELCYILLLGVLMCYSMTFIFIAKPSSVVCTLRRLGLGTSFAVCYSALLTKTNRIARIFSGVKDGAQRPRFISPTSQVVICMALISCQLIVVVVWLLIETPGVRKEVAADKRDVVILKCNNKDSSMLISLTYNVVLIILCTVYAFKTRKCPENFNEAKFIGFTMYTTCIIWLAFQPIFYVTSSDYRVQTTTMCISVSLSGSVVLGCLFAPKTHIILFQPQKNVASHRVATSRFSVTGPGSSYSHASASNYVPTVCNGREVVDSTTSSL
- the grm2a gene encoding glutamate receptor, metabotropic 2a isoform X1, with translation MRAAALQVCADDGTSIGHSATVYSALDTGDAEYNRQLGNEPNEEESFSATPASDRLQTGGVLFTPGEFQKLHSASVATKKDAWRLTKQKDRLARRPKDRCIHSSGHPCRTTGSQCHQALKTDMASFSLKRSSSSSSWVKMTNVKCAMAVVRTLQLLVFHTLVEIALPTSSYNTGTKREITIEGDLVIGGLFPVHEKGRGTEDCGKINEQRGIQRVEAMLLALDEINKDEKILPGLKIGAHILDTCSKDTYALEQSLEFVRASLTKVDETEYICPDGSYAIHDDFPLAISGVIGGSYSDVSIQVANLLRLFQIPQISYASTSAKLSDKTRYDYFARTVPPDSYQAKAMAEILRFFNWTYVSTVASEGDYGETGIEAFEQEARARQICIATSAKVGHSMSHEVVIKSLLQKPNAQVVILFTRSEDARELLAAAMRMNVSFIWVASDGWGAQESVVRGSELVADGAFTIELASYPIKEFEHYFTKLNPYNNTRNPWFREFWERRFQCSLQDLSCGQQSLREGRFEQESKIMFVVNAMYAMAHALHRMRQAFCPNSTKLCDAMKPGNGRRLYKDFILKTKFDAPFRPPDTEHTVLFDDYGDSLGLYNIFNFHQEDGKYTYEKVGHWAQGLSLNTSRIPWARHSIPTSQCSDPCRKNEVKSMQPGDVCCWICIQCQPYEFLLDEFTCMDCGFGRWPAENLTSCYDLPEEYIHWEDAWAVGPVSISCLGFMCTFFVIGVFMKNNDTPIVKASGRELCYILLLGVLMCYSMTFIFIAKPSSVVCTLRRLGLGTSFAVCYSALLTKTNRIARIFSGVKDGAQRPRFISPTSQVVICMALISCQLIVVVVWLLIETPGVRKEVAADKRDVVILKCNNKDSSMLISLTYNVVLIILCTVYAFKTRKCPENFNEAKFIGFTMYTTCIIWLAFQPIFYVTSSDYRVQTTTMCISVSLSGSVVLGCLFAPKTHIILFQPQKNVASHRVATSRFSVTGPGSSYSHASASNYVPTVCNGREVVDSTTSSL